Proteins from one Rhodothermales bacterium genomic window:
- a CDS encoding penicillin-binding transpeptidase domain-containing protein, with product MRLLFLALLLAGCAEPPADPPPPAEPALAHSTADLAAFFPDSTEGAFVLYDAQTGVTTRYNPERAAERRTPASTFKIFNSLVALDAGAVADEHEIVEWDGVDRGSAGWNESQDLETAFQRSSVWVYRELARRVGRDTLQAALDREGYGNASIGDEVDLFWLDGSLRISPDEQVAFLRRLQAGETGFSDRAEAIVKRIMIADTTAGAVVRGKTGWARSEEENLGWWVGWIEQGEGVHFFATLVESDDPEYDLLAARRATTDRILRHLGVR from the coding sequence ATGCGCCTCCTGTTTCTCGCCCTCCTCCTCGCCGGCTGCGCCGAGCCTCCGGCCGATCCCCCGCCGCCCGCCGAACCGGCCCTCGCCCACTCGACGGCCGACCTCGCGGCGTTCTTCCCCGACAGCACCGAGGGCGCGTTCGTGCTCTACGACGCGCAGACCGGCGTCACGACGCGCTACAACCCCGAGCGGGCGGCCGAACGCCGGACGCCCGCCTCGACGTTCAAAATCTTCAACTCGCTCGTTGCCCTCGACGCGGGCGCCGTCGCCGACGAGCACGAGATCGTCGAATGGGACGGCGTCGACCGGGGCTCTGCTGGATGGAACGAGAGTCAGGATCTGGAGACGGCGTTCCAGCGCTCGTCGGTGTGGGTGTACCGCGAGCTCGCCCGCCGCGTCGGCCGCGACACGCTACAGGCGGCCCTCGACCGCGAGGGCTACGGCAACGCCTCGATCGGCGACGAGGTCGACCTGTTCTGGCTCGACGGCTCGCTCCGCATCTCGCCCGACGAGCAGGTGGCGTTCCTCCGGCGGCTGCAAGCGGGCGAGACCGGCTTCTCCGACCGGGCCGAGGCCATCGTCAAGCGCATTATGATCGCCGACACCACCGCGGGCGCGGTCGTGCGCGGTAAGACGGGCTGGGCACGGAGCGAAGAAGAGAACCTCGGCTGGTGGGTCGGCTGGATCGAGCAGGGCGAGGGCGTCCATTTCTTCGCCACCCTCGTCGAAAGCGACGACCCGGAGTACGACCTGCTCGCGGCGAGACGAGCCACGACGGACCGTATCCTTCGACACCTCGGCGTCCGCTGA